The following proteins are encoded in a genomic region of uncultured Ilyobacter sp.:
- a CDS encoding sodium ion-translocating decarboxylase subunit beta, whose product MLQALIDFYTSTGFYGINIGSILMMIVACIFLYLAIVKGFEPLLLVPISFGMLLTNLPFAGMMAEPLMEVKEHLSDTGVMHYVVHTAEPGGLLYYLFQGDHLGIFPPLIFMGVGAMTDFGPLIANPKSLLLGAAAQFGIFVTFLGAIASGLFTAQEAASIGIIGGADGPTAIFLSSKLAPHLMGPIAVAAYSYMALVPIIQPPIMTALTSEKERKIKMSQLRMVTKKEKVIFPIVVTIIVSLIVPPAATLIGMLMLGNLFRECGVVGRLEDTAKNALINIITIFLGVTVGATATAEAFLKVETLAILALGVVAFGIGTGSGVLLAKFMNKMSKTPINPLLGSAGVSAVPMAARVSQVVGQKADPSNFLLMHAMGPNVAGVIGSAVSAGVLLSLFG is encoded by the coding sequence ATGTTACAAGCTTTAATTGATTTTTATACCAGCACAGGTTTTTATGGTATAAATATAGGTTCCATCTTAATGATGATAGTTGCCTGTATTTTCCTTTACCTTGCTATAGTAAAAGGGTTTGAGCCTCTATTATTGGTTCCTATCTCTTTCGGAATGCTTCTTACTAACCTTCCATTTGCAGGTATGATGGCAGAGCCTTTGATGGAAGTAAAAGAGCACTTATCAGACACAGGAGTTATGCACTATGTAGTTCATACAGCAGAGCCTGGTGGATTACTTTACTATTTATTCCAAGGTGACCATTTAGGAATATTCCCTCCATTAATCTTTATGGGTGTAGGGGCGATGACAGACTTCGGTCCGTTAATTGCAAATCCTAAATCACTTCTTCTTGGAGCAGCAGCTCAGTTTGGAATCTTCGTTACTTTCTTGGGAGCTATAGCTTCTGGACTGTTTACAGCTCAGGAAGCCGCTTCAATCGGAATCATCGGTGGAGCAGACGGACCTACAGCAATCTTCCTTTCTTCAAAACTGGCTCCGCACCTAATGGGACCAATAGCTGTAGCAGCTTATTCATATATGGCGCTTGTACCAATCATTCAGCCGCCTATCATGACAGCTCTTACAAGTGAAAAAGAGAGAAAGATAAAGATGTCTCAACTTAGAATGGTAACAAAGAAAGAGAAGGTAATCTTCCCTATCGTAGTTACTATCATAGTATCTCTAATAGTACCTCCAGCAGCGACTCTTATCGGAATGTTAATGCTTGGAAACCTATTCAGAGAATGTGGAGTAGTAGGAAGACTAGAAGATACAGCGAAGAATGCGCTTATCAACATCATTACAATCTTCCTAGGGGTAACAGTTGGAGCAACAGCAACAGCTGAAGCCTTCCTAAAAGTAGAAACTCTAGCTATCCTAGCACTAGGAGTAGTAGCCTTTGGAATAGGAACTGGATCAGGAGTACTTCTTGCTAAGTTTATGAATAAGATGAGCAAGACACCTATAAATCCATTACTAGGATCTGCAGGAGTATCTGCAGTACCAATGGCAGCAAGGGTATCACAGGTAGTGGGACAGAAAGCTGACCCATCAAACTTCCTACTGATGCATGCAATGGGACCAAACGTTGCAGGAGTAATAGGATCTGCAGTATCTGCAGGTGTACTACTTTCACTATTTGGATAA
- a CDS encoding LytS/YhcK type 5TM receptor domain-containing protein, which produces MKLDLVTLLGNKLGVLFIFAFVLSRLKPFRNLVAKKNINISDKILLSIVFGIFGIVGTYFSFEYYGGLINTRIIGVATGGLIGGPFVGLLSGLIAGVHRGLIKSGEFTGLACAISTVFEGLMAGMMGIFIRNRKNKWIYAALTGTIAELMRKVSVLLISKPFEKALEFVSHVWLPMIIINSVGLALLFMIIENIFKDQEKMIAYQANLTLKTVDKALPFLKNGLGSDKIKKVTEVIHEMTEFDIVRIMESGLLVAQTGLNIGDRIKDRNEYVTETREALVVDARVDLNGGKKEVYSLLMLPLKENGKVIGVLELYKKSSKSMSSIDLEIGNGLAKLFSTQLTLTKLENDSKLLEKSELKILQAQINPHFLFNSLTVIGSLCRIDVEKSRNLIIHLSDFYRKSLNVRKEMVDLQTEINHVKSYVFIELARFEEKLKVVYDVPENLNCLMPPLTLQPIVENAIKHGILPKKNGGIIKVTGYKNSNVVNLEISDDGVGIEKDKINSLLYGDLSQGESVGFKNVDMRLKGIFGEEHGLRIFSEKNKGTTVCFSIPVIED; this is translated from the coding sequence ATGAAGCTGGACTTGGTAACTTTACTTGGGAATAAATTAGGGGTTTTATTTATATTTGCCTTTGTATTATCTAGATTAAAGCCATTTAGGAATTTAGTAGCCAAAAAAAATATAAATATATCAGACAAAATATTATTATCAATTGTATTCGGAATTTTTGGGATAGTTGGAACATATTTTAGTTTTGAATATTATGGAGGACTTATAAATACTAGGATTATAGGTGTAGCCACAGGAGGTCTTATAGGGGGACCTTTTGTCGGTTTGCTATCTGGTCTGATTGCCGGTGTACACAGGGGACTTATAAAAAGTGGAGAGTTTACAGGTCTTGCCTGTGCTATATCTACTGTTTTTGAAGGCCTTATGGCAGGGATGATGGGTATTTTTATACGTAATAGAAAAAATAAGTGGATTTATGCTGCATTAACAGGTACTATAGCTGAACTAATGAGAAAAGTCTCAGTGCTTTTAATTTCAAAGCCCTTTGAAAAAGCTCTGGAATTTGTAAGTCATGTGTGGCTGCCTATGATTATTATTAATTCAGTGGGATTGGCACTTTTATTTATGATAATTGAAAACATATTTAAAGACCAGGAAAAAATGATAGCCTATCAAGCAAATCTTACCCTTAAAACCGTTGATAAGGCTCTACCTTTTTTAAAAAATGGTCTGGGTTCTGACAAGATAAAAAAAGTAACTGAGGTTATACATGAAATGACTGAATTTGATATAGTTAGGATAATGGAGTCAGGCCTTTTGGTGGCCCAGACAGGTTTAAATATAGGGGATAGGATCAAGGATAGAAACGAGTATGTAACTGAGACTAGAGAAGCTCTGGTTGTTGATGCACGTGTTGACTTGAATGGAGGGAAAAAAGAGGTTTATTCTCTTTTGATGCTGCCTTTAAAAGAAAATGGGAAGGTTATAGGGGTTCTTGAATTATACAAAAAATCATCTAAGTCTATGAGCTCTATAGATTTAGAAATAGGAAATGGATTGGCCAAATTATTTTCAACCCAGTTGACTTTAACTAAGCTTGAAAATGACTCAAAGTTATTAGAAAAATCGGAATTAAAAATATTACAGGCACAGATAAATCCTCATTTTTTATTTAATTCTCTAACAGTGATAGGATCTCTCTGTAGGATTGATGTTGAAAAATCCCGAAATTTAATAATACATCTGAGTGATTTTTACAGAAAATCCCTAAATGTAAGAAAGGAAATGGTGGATCTTCAAACTGAAATTAATCATGTGAAATCATATGTGTTTATAGAGTTGGCTAGATTTGAGGAAAAACTTAAAGTAGTTTATGATGTACCTGAAAATTTAAACTGTCTTATGCCACCTTTGACACTGCAGCCTATTGTAGAAAATGCAATTAAGCATGGGATACTTCCTAAAAAAAATGGCGGCATCATAAAGGTGACTGGGTATAAAAATTCCAATGTTGTTAATTTAGAAATTTCTGACGATGGTGTGGGAATTGAAAAAGATAAAATAAATAGTTTATTATACGGAGATTTAAGCCAAGGAGAATCAGTTGGATTTAAAAATGTAGACATGAGATTAAAAGGTATTTTTGGAGAAGAACATGGGCTAAGGATATTTAGTGAAAAAAATAAAGGTACCACAGTATGTTTTAGTATTCCAGTTATAGAAGATTAA
- a CDS encoding acyl-CoA carboxylase subunit beta codes for MSVAASKLEKMLKMKEKISLGGGAKRIEKQHEKGKMTARERLEYFFDAGSFVEIDAFVQHRCTNFGMDKQDLPSESVVTGYGMVDGRLVYAFSQDFTVTGGSLGEMHAKKICKAMEMSAKVGAPFVGLNDSGGARIQEAVDALSGYGDIFYRNSIYSGVIPQISAIMGPCAGGAVYSPALTDFIFMVDQTSQMFITGPQVIKTVTGEIVTAEELGGAMTHNSVSGCAQFVSQDDKACLDDIRRLIGFLPSNNMEKAPEFAFEGDLNAMLDDLNTIIPDSPNRAYEMFDVISQLVDDGDYMEYQPHYSKNLITCFARINGKSVGIVANQPKVMAGCLDMNAGDKCAKFVRTCDAFNIPLLTIVDVPGFLPGTTQEYGGIIRHGAKMLYAYSEATVPKITLITRKAYGGAYLAMSSKAMGADVVLAWPTAEIAVMGAAGAVNIIFRNDIKAAEDKEAMAKQRFDEYTEEFASPYQAAKRGMVDDVIEPKTTRQRLADAFNMLEGKREKLPAKKHGNIPL; via the coding sequence ATGTCTGTTGCTGCTTCTAAACTAGAGAAGATGCTAAAAATGAAAGAAAAAATTTCTCTTGGCGGTGGTGCTAAGAGAATCGAAAAACAACACGAAAAAGGTAAAATGACAGCTCGTGAAAGACTTGAGTACTTTTTCGATGCTGGAAGTTTTGTAGAAATTGATGCTTTCGTACAACACAGATGTACAAACTTTGGAATGGACAAGCAAGACCTTCCAAGTGAATCAGTAGTAACTGGTTACGGAATGGTTGACGGAAGACTTGTATATGCTTTTTCACAGGACTTTACAGTAACTGGTGGATCACTTGGTGAGATGCACGCAAAGAAAATATGTAAAGCAATGGAGATGTCTGCTAAAGTAGGAGCCCCTTTCGTAGGGTTAAACGATTCAGGTGGAGCTAGAATACAAGAGGCTGTAGATGCACTTTCTGGATATGGAGATATCTTCTACAGAAACTCTATATACTCAGGAGTTATACCTCAAATCTCTGCAATAATGGGACCTTGTGCAGGAGGAGCAGTTTATTCACCAGCTCTTACTGACTTTATATTCATGGTAGATCAAACTTCTCAGATGTTCATCACAGGACCTCAAGTAATCAAAACTGTAACTGGAGAAATAGTTACGGCTGAAGAGCTTGGTGGCGCTATGACTCACAACTCTGTAAGTGGATGTGCTCAATTTGTATCACAAGACGACAAAGCTTGTCTTGACGATATCAGAAGACTAATCGGATTCTTACCTTCAAACAACATGGAAAAAGCACCTGAATTTGCTTTTGAAGGTGATTTAAATGCTATGTTAGATGATCTAAACACAATTATTCCAGACAGCCCGAACAGAGCTTATGAGATGTTTGATGTAATATCTCAGTTAGTTGATGATGGTGACTACATGGAATATCAGCCACACTACTCTAAAAACCTAATAACTTGTTTTGCTAGAATCAACGGTAAATCTGTAGGTATCGTAGCAAACCAACCTAAAGTAATGGCTGGATGCTTGGATATGAATGCAGGGGATAAATGTGCTAAGTTTGTAAGAACTTGTGACGCATTCAACATTCCTCTATTAACAATAGTTGACGTACCTGGATTCCTTCCTGGAACTACTCAGGAATACGGGGGAATCATCAGACATGGAGCAAAAATGCTTTATGCTTATAGTGAAGCAACTGTACCAAAAATCACATTGATTACTCGTAAAGCTTACGGTGGAGCATACCTTGCTATGAGTTCTAAGGCTATGGGAGCAGATGTAGTATTAGCTTGGCCTACAGCAGAAATCGCAGTAATGGGAGCAGCTGGAGCAGTTAATATCATCTTCAGAAATGACATTAAAGCAGCCGAAGACAAGGAAGCTATGGCTAAGCAAAGATTTGACGAGTATACTGAAGAATTTGCCAGTCCATATCAAGCAGCAAAAAGAGGTATGGTCGATGACGTAATCGAACCTAAGACTACTAGGCAGAGACTAGCTGACGCCTTTAATATGCTTGAAGGTAAGAGGGAAAAATTACCTGCTAAAAAGCATGGAAATATCCCTTTATAA
- a CDS encoding OadG family protein, whose protein sequence is MNIAELMKLFSNPETIKSLSAGDKMMGVGVTVLLGMGITVIALIFIMYIIGFMTTIMAEKPKPVAESTPAPTPAQSAPVQEVEEVATNDEELVAVIAAAVAAQLGTSASNLVVRNIRRVADATPTWGKAGIVDQMSTRF, encoded by the coding sequence ATGAATATTGCGGAACTTATGAAATTGTTTAGTAATCCTGAAACTATCAAATCCCTCAGTGCCGGGGATAAAATGATGGGTGTAGGTGTAACTGTATTACTAGGAATGGGTATCACAGTTATAGCACTTATATTTATAATGTATATAATAGGATTTATGACAACTATTATGGCTGAAAAGCCAAAACCAGTAGCAGAGAGCACACCAGCTCCAACACCTGCTCAGTCTGCACCAGTGCAGGAAGTTGAAGAAGTTGCAACAAATGATGAAGAGCTAGTGGCTGTAATAGCCGCTGCTGTAGCTGCTCAGTTAGGGACTTCGGCTAGTAACCTTGTTGTAAGGAACATCAGAAGAGTTGCAGATGCTACTCCAACTTGGGGAAAAGCAGGAATTGTAGATCAAATGAGCACAAGATTTTAA
- a CDS encoding cobalamin B12-binding domain-containing protein, whose protein sequence is MDKPIRVLVAKPGLDGHDRGAKVVARALRDAGMEVIYTGLRQTPEEIVNAAIQEDVDVVACSILSGAHSTLLPKIAKLLKAEGADDVLFVGGGVIPADDIPFLKENGCAEIFTPGTPTSVTIDYIKANVKK, encoded by the coding sequence ATGGATAAACCTATTAGAGTTTTAGTAGCTAAACCAGGTCTTGATGGACATGATAGAGGAGCAAAAGTTGTAGCAAGAGCACTTAGAGATGCAGGGATGGAAGTTATCTACACTGGACTTCGTCAAACACCTGAAGAGATCGTAAATGCTGCAATTCAAGAAGACGTAGACGTAGTTGCTTGCAGCATCCTTTCAGGAGCTCACAGTACACTACTTCCAAAGATAGCAAAATTACTTAAAGCTGAAGGAGCAGACGATGTATTATTCGTAGGTGGAGGAGTAATCCCTGCAGACGACATTCCTTTCTTAAAAGAAAACGGTTGTGCAGAAATATTCACTCCAGGTACTCCTACATCAGTGACAATCGACTACATCAAAGCTAACGTAAAAAAATAG
- a CDS encoding 2-oxoacid:ferredoxin oxidoreductase subunit beta, which yields MDTCKNKSYYREDKLPHIWCPGCAHGIVMHALVNAIENIGLNKDDVCVVSGIGCSSRAPGYLDFNTLHTTHGRALAFATGIKMAKPGMKVIALGGDGDFTAIGGNHLIHAARRNIDIAAIIFNNNIYGMTGGQFSPTTPVGDYATTTPTGNIDPNFDIVKLVEGAGASYVARGTAYHFDALVKLFENAINHKGFSLVEAVSTCPTSYGRKNKGFKGNPAAMLKYMRDNTVPVAAVAKLPKEKVEGKLVIGEFKNEQRPEYTEEYQKIIDKVRGV from the coding sequence ATGGATACTTGTAAAAATAAAAGCTATTATAGAGAAGATAAATTACCTCACATCTGGTGTCCTGGATGTGCCCACGGTATAGTAATGCACGCACTGGTTAACGCCATAGAAAATATAGGTCTAAACAAAGACGACGTATGCGTAGTATCTGGTATAGGATGTTCATCTAGAGCTCCTGGATATTTAGATTTCAATACTTTACACACTACTCACGGAAGAGCCCTTGCATTTGCCACAGGGATAAAGATGGCAAAACCTGGTATGAAAGTAATCGCACTAGGAGGAGACGGTGACTTCACTGCAATCGGAGGTAACCACCTGATCCATGCTGCAAGAAGAAACATTGATATCGCAGCAATTATTTTTAATAACAACATCTACGGAATGACAGGAGGTCAGTTCTCTCCTACTACTCCAGTTGGTGACTATGCTACTACAACTCCTACAGGAAACATCGATCCAAACTTTGATATAGTTAAGCTTGTAGAAGGTGCAGGCGCTAGTTATGTTGCAAGAGGTACTGCATATCACTTTGATGCTCTTGTAAAATTATTTGAAAATGCCATCAACCACAAAGGATTCTCCCTAGTAGAGGCTGTAAGTACTTGTCCTACAAGTTACGGAAGAAAAAACAAAGGATTCAAGGGAAATCCTGCAGCTATGCTGAAGTATATGAGAGACAACACTGTACCTGTAGCTGCTGTTGCAAAACTTCCAAAGGAAAAAGTAGAAGGAAAGCTAGTTATCGGAGAATTCAAAAACGAGCAGAGACCTGAGTACACAGAAGAATATCAAAAAATCATAGATAAAGTAAGAGGGGTGTAA
- the bioC gene encoding malonyl-ACP O-methyltransferase BioC, which yields MIDKKKVNRNFSKGAKTYDEYALIQRHMADKLGIFIEDSEEVFNILEIGCGTGIFSEKILNKFPNSNIDFLDISPDMIKNVKEKIGSKENLNFIVEDIENYKPQKKYDLIFSNATFQWIQNKKGLFDHLYSLLKPGGLILFSTFGRDTYIELRESLKAIDPDLEYSQNFISLNELKKVLGDEYKILAAEEERVKEEYPCVMDFLKMIKGIGANSALSNSKPFTRDKFNRLEDEYRRNYCFGDSIEVTNHLIYMILGKNY from the coding sequence ATGATTGATAAGAAAAAAGTGAATCGAAATTTTTCAAAGGGTGCCAAAACCTATGACGAATACGCTTTAATCCAAAGACATATGGCTGATAAATTAGGCATATTTATTGAAGATTCAGAAGAAGTTTTTAATATACTTGAGATAGGGTGCGGAACAGGTATATTTTCAGAAAAAATACTGAATAAATTTCCTAATTCAAACATAGATTTTTTAGACATATCTCCTGATATGATAAAAAATGTCAAAGAAAAAATAGGTTCTAAAGAAAATTTGAATTTTATAGTAGAGGATATAGAAAATTATAAACCTCAAAAAAAATATGATCTTATTTTTTCCAATGCTACATTTCAGTGGATACAGAACAAGAAGGGTTTATTTGATCATCTATACTCTTTGCTAAAACCTGGAGGGCTCATCTTGTTTTCAACATTTGGCAGGGACACGTATATTGAATTAAGAGAAAGTCTCAAGGCCATCGACCCAGACTTGGAGTATTCACAAAACTTCATATCTTTAAATGAGCTAAAAAAAGTCTTGGGGGATGAATACAAGATACTCGCTGCTGAAGAGGAAAGGGTAAAGGAGGAGTATCCCTGTGTGATGGATTTTCTAAAAATGATAAAGGGTATAGGGGCTAACAGTGCCTTGTCTAACAGCAAGCCTTTTACCCGGGACAAATTTAACAGGCTAGAAGATGAGTACAGGAGAAATTACTGCTTTGGAGATAGTATAGAGGTTACCAATCACTTGATATACATGATCTTAGGTAAAAATTACTAG
- the meaB gene encoding methylmalonyl Co-A mutase-associated GTPase MeaB, producing the protein MEDFKQGLLEGKKRAAARLISMGENGQQEALDVIKELYHKTGNAYVIGVTGPPGAGKSTLTDKLVKVCRAAGHKVGVIAVDPTSPFTGGAILGDRIRMSDLNTDPGVFIRSMGARGNLGGISEATGVAVDILDIYGCEYIFVETVGVGQSEVDIVKSCDTTLMVMVPGLGDDIQAIKAGVMEIGDVFVINKADRDGAEKTAREIRMMLEFNKNEWNPPVNMAVAVENQGIKELLDSVLEHREYMTGSGKGHVRRVENRKSELLTIVKERMTRKLFEKTYNGEVIDDLSQKVAKKETDPYSAAEMILEKINMN; encoded by the coding sequence ATGGAAGATTTTAAGCAAGGACTTTTAGAGGGAAAGAAAAGGGCTGCTGCTAGATTGATATCCATGGGTGAAAACGGACAACAAGAGGCTTTAGATGTGATAAAAGAACTTTATCATAAAACTGGTAACGCCTATGTTATAGGCGTTACCGGCCCTCCTGGGGCAGGAAAAAGTACTTTGACAGACAAACTTGTAAAAGTATGCAGAGCCGCAGGACACAAAGTAGGAGTAATTGCTGTAGACCCTACAAGTCCTTTCACAGGTGGAGCTATCCTTGGTGATAGAATAAGAATGAGCGATCTTAATACAGACCCAGGTGTTTTTATTAGATCAATGGGTGCTAGAGGAAATCTGGGAGGAATCTCAGAAGCTACAGGAGTAGCTGTTGATATATTGGATATATATGGATGTGAATATATATTCGTTGAAACTGTGGGTGTAGGACAGTCAGAAGTTGACATAGTAAAATCATGTGACACAACACTTATGGTAATGGTCCCAGGATTAGGGGACGATATCCAGGCAATCAAAGCAGGAGTTATGGAAATCGGAGATGTGTTTGTTATAAACAAGGCAGACAGAGACGGAGCTGAAAAAACAGCACGTGAAATTCGGATGATGCTCGAATTCAATAAGAATGAGTGGAATCCTCCGGTTAATATGGCTGTTGCTGTTGAAAATCAGGGTATTAAGGAGCTCCTTGACTCTGTTCTTGAACATCGAGAGTATATGACTGGAAGTGGAAAAGGTCATGTTAGAAGAGTAGAAAATAGAAAAAGTGAGCTTTTGACAATAGTTAAGGAAAGAATGACAAGAAAGCTTTTTGAGAAAACATATAATGGTGAAGTAATAGATGACCTGTCTCAAAAGGTTGCTAAAAAGGAAACAGATCCTTATTCAGCTGCAGAAATGATATTAGAAAAAATAAATATGAATTAA
- the bioB gene encoding biotin synthase BioB, with product MNLKRFIDEDITKEEALELFKVKGFKLIELFSVANEIREKYCGNTIHTCTISNAKSGECEEDCKFCAQSAHYNTNLATYDLKERDILMSEYKRAEKLGSSKFGVVTSGRSIKKGSEEFDSIKEFVRDAKKENINTNICCSIGLLDEEELKELKETGVTRFHSNMQTSIGAYNKIVATTHKIDDRLETIKAAKKIGMEVCSGGIIGMGETWEDRIDMAFTLKELGVDGIPINILNPIEGTPLGEREHLSMDEILKTIAIYRIIFKDKVIKIGAGREGILKDFMGMAFMSGANGMLVGGYLTVKGRTSEEDFAFIENIKKMWS from the coding sequence ATGAATTTAAAGAGATTTATAGATGAAGATATAACAAAAGAAGAAGCCTTAGAACTTTTTAAAGTGAAGGGTTTCAAATTAATCGAGCTTTTTTCCGTGGCAAATGAGATAAGAGAAAAATATTGTGGAAATACCATACATACCTGTACAATTTCTAATGCAAAATCAGGGGAATGTGAAGAAGACTGTAAATTTTGTGCCCAGTCGGCTCACTATAATACCAACCTTGCTACCTATGATTTGAAAGAAAGAGACATTTTAATGTCTGAATATAAAAGAGCAGAAAAACTTGGAAGCAGTAAATTTGGAGTGGTGACAAGTGGAAGAAGTATAAAAAAAGGATCTGAAGAATTTGACAGTATAAAAGAGTTTGTAAGAGATGCTAAAAAAGAAAATATAAATACAAATATCTGCTGCTCTATAGGTCTTCTAGATGAAGAGGAGCTAAAAGAACTAAAGGAGACCGGTGTTACTAGGTTTCATAGCAACATGCAGACTTCTATAGGTGCATACAATAAAATAGTGGCAACAACACACAAGATAGACGACAGATTGGAAACTATAAAAGCCGCTAAGAAAATAGGCATGGAGGTATGCAGCGGTGGGATAATAGGCATGGGTGAAACCTGGGAGGACAGGATAGACATGGCCTTTACCCTAAAAGAGCTAGGTGTAGACGGTATACCTATAAATATTTTGAACCCAATAGAAGGGACACCTTTAGGGGAGAGAGAACATCTTTCTATGGATGAAATACTCAAAACTATAGCTATTTACAGAATAATATTCAAAGATAAAGTGATAAAAATAGGTGCAGGAAGAGAGGGTATCTTAAAAGATTTTATGGGGATGGCTTTTATGAGCGGTGCTAACGGTATGCTTGTAGGAGGTTATCTTACAGTAAAAGGAAGAACTTCTGAAGAGGATTTTGCATTCATTGAGAATATAAAAAAAATGTGGTCATAA
- a CDS encoding biotin/lipoyl-containing protein — protein MKNFKIVVNGNEYDVAVEEIGGVSSAPAARPAAAPAPAAPKPAAPKPAAAPKPVTTAAGAGAGVNTVTAPMPGTIINVGVHAGAKVSKGDILVVLEAMKMENEIMAPHDGTVSEVRVQQGASVNAGDILVVLS, from the coding sequence ATGAAAAACTTCAAAATAGTAGTTAATGGAAATGAGTATGATGTGGCAGTAGAAGAAATCGGAGGAGTGTCTTCTGCACCAGCAGCAAGACCAGCAGCAGCGCCTGCACCAGCAGCACCAAAACCAGCAGCACCAAAACCAGCAGCAGCACCAAAACCAGTAACTACTGCAGCAGGAGCAGGAGCAGGAGTAAACACAGTAACTGCACCTATGCCTGGTACAATAATCAACGTAGGAGTTCATGCAGGAGCGAAAGTTTCTAAAGGTGACATCTTAGTAGTATTAGAAGCAATGAAAATGGAAAATGAAATTATGGCTCCTCATGACGGAACAGTTTCTGAAGTAAGAGTGCAGCAAGGTGCTTCAGTTAATGCAGGAGATATACTAGTAGTATTATCTTAA
- a CDS encoding 2-oxoacid:acceptor oxidoreductase family protein: MAKEIRLSGSGGQGLILAGIILAEAALQQGKVAVQSQSYGPEARGGASKSEVIISDTEILYPKVNHADIFLSLTQKSFDTYSIGNKENCRIVIDSSVKTPEGLNVVKLPILETAKEKVGNAIVANIVSLGAIQAATNIVDRDILEEAILGRVPAHVKELNKKAFQAGIDLVKS; the protein is encoded by the coding sequence ATGGCAAAGGAAATCAGATTAAGCGGTTCAGGTGGACAGGGTCTTATTTTGGCAGGTATCATCCTTGCAGAAGCTGCCTTACAACAGGGTAAAGTAGCAGTTCAGTCACAATCTTACGGTCCTGAGGCAAGAGGTGGAGCAAGTAAGTCTGAGGTTATCATCAGTGATACTGAGATTCTTTACCCGAAGGTAAATCATGCTGATATCTTTCTTTCACTGACTCAGAAATCTTTTGACACTTATTCAATTGGAAACAAAGAAAACTGTAGAATTGTAATAGATTCAAGTGTTAAGACTCCAGAAGGTTTAAATGTAGTTAAACTTCCTATTCTTGAGACAGCTAAAGAAAAAGTAGGAAATGCTATAGTTGCAAATATTGTATCTCTAGGAGCTATACAGGCAGCTACAAACATTGTAGACAGAGATATTTTAGAAGAGGCTATCCTCGGAAGAGTTCCTGCTCATGTAAAAGAACTAAACAAGAAGGCATTCCAGGCCGGTATTGATTTAGTTAAATCATAA
- the mce gene encoding methylmalonyl-CoA epimerase: MKALKVDHIGIAVKDLDAVVKFYEDVMGIPLHGIETVEEQKVRVAFMPVGDTEIELLESTSPDGPIAKFIDKKGEGVQHVAFKVENIEEAIADMKEKGYRMIDESPRYGAGGAKIAFMHPKGTCGVLIELSERQ, from the coding sequence ATGAAAGCATTAAAAGTAGATCATATTGGTATCGCCGTAAAAGATCTTGACGCTGTTGTAAAATTTTATGAGGATGTAATGGGTATACCACTACACGGAATCGAAACTGTAGAAGAGCAAAAAGTAAGAGTTGCTTTTATGCCAGTTGGAGACACTGAAATTGAATTATTAGAGTCTACTTCTCCAGATGGTCCTATTGCAAAATTCATCGATAAAAAAGGTGAAGGAGTTCAACACGTAGCTTTTAAAGTAGAAAACATTGAAGAAGCTATCGCAGATATGAAAGAAAAAGGATACAGAATGATCGACGAATCTCCTAGATATGGTGCTGGAGGAGCAAAAATAGCATTTATGCATCCAAAGGGAACTTGCGGAGTATTAATCGAATTAAGTGAAAGACAATAA